ATGCTTTATCCGAAATTCTTTCAACTGCATAAAGCGGTACCGATTTTTGAGAACTCGGACCCGCAATCGCACCTCGCTAAATGATTTAGGCCAATGGCCACGAGCGTTGAATTGCACCGTTTTCCATAACAACATGAGAATAAATTTTATCAAATAAACATATTTCGAATGAAAAAATTTTGGCTGTTGTTCTTCAAGCTTAGTTATTTTTACAGATCGAGTAAAAGCCAACCTCCTACGACCATCCTTCAGCTCTGCTTCTATACCTAAATTAACCCCGCCCTGGCCAGCCAAATCTATAGGCACCGTTCCTTCAAATCCAGAATATTTCGCTTGGGGAAAATGAGGAAAAGCTCTTAGAACGTCATCGCGTTGGATACCATGCCTTAACTGAATCGAAGATTTTCCATCTAGTATTACACGCAATACAAGAGTAGACAAATCCTCAGCAAATAGCCAACCATGAATCTTCAGTAAACCATTTTCTAGCACCGCTAGGGTCAAGGGTAACTCTAGATTCCCCTTGAAACTTCCCGTAGGCGTTACCTCAACGCCTTTTCTGAGCTTAGAAAAATATAAAACGATCTTTGAATAAAGATTATTAATCTCTAAAAACAAAGCCTTTCCCTTTCGAAATATTTTTCTTAAATACCGGCCTTTTCGATTAAGACTATCAGCCAACTGCTTATCCAAATCTAGAACTTTTAAATGCAACTCGACATTTTCTCGTGTTTTGGAATCTAACTCACTTAACTTGTTTTCCAATGTGGCTGTGAGTTCTTTCACAGTTTTTTCCTCTTCGGTCAATCTCCTTTGCCGAACTTCTAGCTCCTGTTCAAGCTGATTTACCTTTTTACTAATTGCCTCCAGTTTTTGCCGTTCGACATGTATAGAGAACTCGAGTTCCGCTGCCTTTTGGCCTTGCTGATGAAGACTTTCTTCTAACCTTTTATTTTCTGCCGCAAAGGAAATATCAGCAATAAGAAAATCAGCAGACATAGGCCAATCCATATCAACTTCCAATGTCCATGAGATCTGTTTAACAGAACTAAGGTGGATAGGGAGGTCCAAAAACAATTTAGGATCACCGGTTGTCGCTACAAACACTGCACCTAAAGGTTCCTGGCAAAAATGAATGTTATCCAACTGAACATTCTGCATGATTTCATCTATGTTGTTCAAACTCCAGTAATTCTCTTCGATTCCATTCAATAAATTCCTTCCTTTAAGATGAATTGAAAACAAATGGAAAAACCCTGGTCGATCTGAAGGATCCAGCCGTAATCTCTGAATATCGATATGATCTGGTAATTCAAAACGTAGGAGTTGGCGCTCTATACCTATAGGAGCCCAAATAGATTTACTCCTTTCCTCAGTAAAACTCCCATTGGAAGAGGTCCAGAACAACGCAACTTGAAAAGACGGTTTAGATGAAACATTCGGTAAAGATAACGTCTCCCATTGCTCTTCAGTCATTTTTCCTACAGTCGCTGAGACAATAAATTGGTATGTTAAAGCATCAGCATGGCTCAACAACTGTTGTCGTAATATAATTGGGAGGAACTCGAGATGGTATTTGTATTCTGTATATTCAGGCATTACTATATTGGCATCAAAGCTGTCAACTCTAAAACCTGATGATCGAAGCATGTATAAAACACTCTTCCTTGTAAAAAAGCGAAGATGCGTTCTATCTAGAAGTCCCTCGTCACGATATTCAAAATTTCCTTTTAACAAATCTCCCACCAAAGCAGCATGCCCAATATTTGGAATAGAGAGCAACAACTTCCCACCAGTCCGAAGCAACGGTCTGCACATTTCTACAACCCGCCATGGATCTCTCAGGTGTTCCAATACGTCTGCCGCGATGATGTAATCATATGTTCCTTCTTTAAAGCGTGAATACAAGTTAATTTGGTCAAGATCTGCAACCCACATTTCTCGACAGTATGGTGCGGCACATTGAGCCATCTCTTCCGACCACTCTATACAGTCGACGGTACACTTCAAGATCTCAGATAAGTAGCGTGTGAAATAGCCTGTTGCCGGACCGAGTTCCAGAACAGTCGAACCGGCCTCGATCATTCGACCAATCCTTCCGAGCGCATCTTGAGCGTTAGGATCAAAAATCTGATTGTAAATATGCCTTCCACTCATCATGATCAATCCAGACTAAAAGTAAGTGATTTATTCAATACGACTCTCGTTCATGAATGAATTACAATATCTACCGGAACCCAAACTTTAGATTGAATTTTCTTATACTTTGGTGGGAGAACCTGGATGATGGTTGCAGTATCTACCCAATCAAAATACCTGGGCAAGCTGTCGTCATATGCAAGTGCTACCGTAACACTATACGTTCCTGGTGTTAATGGAATATTCTGGATAAAATCGACAACAAGTGTCTCGCCAGTTTTTCTGGCAGGAAGCGACTTATTTTCTTCAAAAGTATTAGTCCCGATGACGTCCGTCCCATTTTTATCTCTAAAAATAAATCCAAGAATAGAAAAATTCACATCCTGAGAATAGAGGATATGAACTCTTAGGAGTATTCTTTGGTAGAAATTAATAGAATCTATAGGATCTAACTTCTCATCAAGGATTTCAACATTCTTAATTTTTACCTCACCGCTGCCATGTCGAAAAAGTTTTACCCTTTCATCAAAAGAGGAATCCTCTTTAAACAACAAATTAGATGATACTGCTTGCGTCGGAAACTCTTCCGTATGATCAAGAGAGACTTGCTCACTCCGATAACTATTTGCAACTCGTGCATGATAAATATTTACAACAGATCCTGGGTCGGAATGGCAAATCAGTTTACCTTGATCTATTAGCATTGCGGAAGAACAGAGTGTTTTAATTGCTCCTGTATCATGGCTAACAAAAAGAATTGATATATTATTTTTTTGAAGATCTTTTATTTTCCTCATACATCGGTGCTGAAAAACCACATCTCCAACGGCCAGGGCTTCATCTATTATTAAGATATCGGGATCAACATTAATAGCAGCAGCGAAAGCCAACCGCACAAACATTCCGCTCGAATAAACTTTTACCGGTTGATCAATAAACTCTCCTATTTCGGCAAAGTCCTCTATTGCAGGAAATCGCTGATCCATCTCTTGCCGATTCAGCCCCATTAGAGCTCCATTCATATATACGTTCTCTCGCCCCGTAAATTCCGGGTTAAATCCCGCTCCGAGTTCAAGCAAGGCTGCAACACGGCCATTCACCTTCACTGATCCGTTGGTAGGCTGGAGCACTCCACAAATCATCTGGAGCAGTGTGCTCTTCCCGCTCCCATTTTGTCCGATAATCCCAACCGTCTGCCCTTTTTCAATATTAAAGGAGATATCATTCAACGCATAGAACTCTCGGTGATATTTTTTGCCGTTGAAGTGAAACATCTCCTTTATACGATCTTTAGGAGAGCGATATAAACGGTAAATTTTAGTTAAATGGTTAACCTCAATCGCATTCATGAGTTAGAGGACATCCGCAAAGGCCGGTTTTAACTTTTTAAATACCAGACCCCCAATTGCAAAGCAACACAAGCCAATAGTGAAGAGGTATACCAAGCCGAGTGGATTGGGATCTTTCTGCCCCAACAGGGCCAAGCGATAACCGTCTACCGCGTGAAGCATCGGGTTCAACTTGAGCAATTCTTGAAATCTGTCTGGGATAAGATTTTTCGGATAAATAATGGGAGTAAAATAAAACCAGATGTTAATAAAAACCCCGATAACCTGACCGATATCTCTGAAAAAGACATTAAAGGCGGATAAAATCCATGAAATGCCCATGGCAAATATCCCAATGGAGATAAGGTAAGGCACGATTAGAATCGCTCTAAATGAAAGCCCTATATCAAAAATACCAATAAGAATTAAAAGGATCGCTACTGCTATAAAATGATTTACCATGGCTGCAGCGAGATGACTAAAGGGTAGAATTTCAGAAGGAAAAATGGTCTTCTTAATCAAATTAGCCTGCTCTAAAACCGCGCCAGGGGCCCGCATAACGACCTCAGAAAAGAACATCCAAGGAAGTAATCCCACTATTAGCCAAATGGAGAAATGGGTTCCACCATATTCAGGGCCCAGTTTTACTTTTAAAATTACAGAAAAGACAAAATAATAAATCGACAGCTGAGATAAAGGATGGATCACAGACCAGAAAATACCTAGAAGGGATCCAACATATCGAGCCCGGATATCCCGAACAACGAGACTCTGGATCATATAACGATTTTGAATAATTCTTCGAAGGAAGTTTAAAAGCGGTTTAACGAGATCCAATGTTGACCTATCTATATAAATCCATACTGAATAAAAGAGAAGAGTTAATGCACTGGACGAAGATCAATCACAAAAGGGGAATTCGGATCATCCTCATGCCGAATCTCATCAATAGCCTCTTTCTTCCCTCGGCCCATAAAAAGCCTGTTCGGACAATTGATGACAATCCCATCTTTTCCGCCCACATTTTGGTAAGAGTGAACCACCCCTTCCGGAACGATCACCACTGTCGGGGCATCCTCGCCGACGACGAATTGCATCTTACTTTGGTAAGTTGAACTTCTCTCGCGATTATCCCAAAGAGTTACTTTGAAATTAGACGGACCGATGAAGCAGAAATAATCGGTTTGATCAACATGCTCATGAGGTCCGCGCGTCACTTCGGGTCGAGTGAGAGAGATGTATGACATAACCGGCATAATCGATTTTTCGACGTCATCTTCCCGAAAGAGCTCAGAGAGCCATCCTCGCTCATCAACATATTTCTTCAGGGGGCGAATTTCCACACCGTTAATTTTTCCTTTTTTAAACATGAGGGCCTCCTATACCGCTCTCATAAATCTTTTTAGCGCAGTCTCCCAATTTGGAAGTTCCCATCCTAGCTCCGACTTTGCCTTGTTAGTAGAAAGAACGGAATAGGCCGGACGTCTGGCAGGCCGAGGGAATTCTTTAGTCGAACAAGGAATCACCTTGGTTGAAAGGCCTGCCTCTTCGACAATGCGGGTTGAGAACTGGTACCAGCTGCAATGGCCTTCATTTACAAGGTGGTACTCTCCTGTCGCTCTCTTCTCAATTAACCTTAGAGTCGCTTCAGAAAGATCTTCCGTCCAGGTCGGCGAGCCGATCTGATCATCCACCACCTTTAAGACACTTTGCTTCTCGGCTAATTTTAAAATCGTTTTTACAAAATGATTTCCGCCCTGCCCATAAAGCCACTGTGTTCGGATCAAAAGATAATTTTGAAGATACTTCCGGACGAGGCACTCTCCTTCCCATTTTGAAACACCATAGACACTCAAAGGATTCGCCGGACTATCCTCATAATAGGGTGTCTGTCCAGTGCCGTCAAAGATGTAATCCGTGCTGAAGTGGACCAGATAGGCCCCCCATTGATGCGCCGCTTCGGCTAGATATCCGGCGCCACGGCAATTCACCGCAAACGCAAAATCTCTTTTCTCTTCACATTCATCGACACGTGTGAATGCAGCGCAGTTGAGAATGATCTTGGGACTGAACTTTCCAACTGCATTCCTTACCTCTTGTTCGTTTGTAATATCCAACTCATTCTTACCCGCGGCCCAGACCTCCCATCCAGTCGGTATTTTATTTAAGAACGCCCGGGCCAACATTCCACCGGCCCCGGAGATAAGAACCTTCATAGCGAAACACCATAGATCTTCTCATACATTTTGAGATACTCACCTGATTTGACCCGCTTCCACCAATCAGTCCGAGTCACATACCAATGGATTGTCTCTTCCAGGCTTTTATCAAAGAGATGAGCTGGCTTCCAGCCAAGTTCATTTTCCAGCTTGCCAGGGTCGATCGCATACCTTCGGTCGTGTCCCGGTCTATCTTTGACATATTGGATCAGAGATTTGGGTTTCTTAAGAACGTCCAAGATAAAGTGCACCACTTCGATGTTTTTCTTATCACCCTGCCCACCAATATTATAAGTCTCTCCGGGGAGACCGTGGTGAAAAACACGGTCAATCGCTTCACAGTGGTCCAGAACATAAAGCCAATCGCGCACATAGAAGCCATCGCCGTAGATCGGAAGCGGTCGGTCTTCCAGAGCGTTCGTAATCATCAGCGGAATTAACTTCTCAGGAAATTGATATGGACCAAAGTTATTCGAGCATCGAGTGATGAGTGTTGGGAGACCATAGGTTTTATAATAAGAGGAAACCAAGAGATCGGAGCTGGCTTTGCTCGCCGAGTAGGGGCTCGTTGGCGAGAGCGGATCTTCTTCTTTAAAAAATCCTTCGAGTCTGCTTCCATATACTTCGTCGGTCGAAACATGGACAAACCTGTGATGGCAATATTTCCGCGAGGCCTCGAGAAGGATATAAGTCCCATAGACATTGGTACGGATAAATTCATCGGCATTAACGATGGAACGATCGACATGAGTCTCCGCAGCAAAGTGGATGATGGCTTCAACCTCCTGAGCCAAGCTGTTTACCAAAACAGGGTCCGTAATGTCGCCGCGTACAAACCGATGCCGTGGATTTGCCTCTAGATCACCGAGACTCTCCAAGTTACCTGCGTAAGTAAGTTTATCAAGATTAATAATCGAAACAGAGAGGTTCTGTTCAAGAAAATATCGGACGAAGTTACTCCCGATGAATCCGGCTCCGCCTGTCACCAAAATCTTCATTGCTGACCTTTCAGTCTAGCTTAGTTCAATCCGGCTTTGATCACCGATGATAAATTTCTGGGTCCGCGGCTTGGCCGTTCCTCGAAAAAGTTCGACCTCTTTTCCGAGAAGACTCTTCTCAATCCGAACGTCTACGTCTGTAATTTGACATCGCTCCAAAACAATACTGTATTCCAGCTCGCTATGCTTAATGATACAGTCGTGATATATTGAAGTATATGGGCCGATATAGCTATTTTCAATTCGGGTTCCTTTACCGATAATAGCGGGACCCCGAATCTGGCTCTGAATGACCTTTGCACCCTTCTCAACAATCACTTTCCCCCGTAACTCACTTTTGGAATCCACCTCTCCATCAATTAGCAATCCGTTTGGACTTTCTATCATTTGATCCAGCACAAACCGATTTGCTTCAAGGAGATCCTCAGGCTGTCCTGTGTCCTTCCACCAACCGGTGATCTCTGAATAGCTGACGCCGAAGCCGCTCTCAATCAAATACTGGTGTGCATCGCTGATCTCAAGCTCTCCTCGTTTACTTGGCTTAATCTTATTGACTGCTTCAAAAATATTCTGATCATAGATGTAAATACCCGTGACGGCATAGGGACTTTTCGGCCGCTTTGGTTTTTCTTCAATTCCGATAATCCGGCCATTCTTCAATTCAGGGACGCCAAATCGCTGCGGGTCTTTCACTTTGGAGAGAACCAGATGGCAATTGGTCTTGGTTTCTGAAAAGGCTTTTACAAAATGATTGATTCCGCCAATAATGACGTTGTCGCCCAGATAAAAAACAAACGAATCCTTCTTGATGAAATCTTGCGAAATTTTTACCACATGGGCCAACCCGGACGGTGCTTCTTGGGTAATGTAGCTGATCTTCGCTCCCGACGGTCCCTTATATCCGAGAGCCACCCGTAATTCTTCCTCTGTTTCGGGGTTGACAACAATTCCTATCTCTCGAATTCCAGCAGCCGTTACCGCTTCGAGGGCATAATGAATCATCGGTTTATTTGCAATAGGGATGAGATGTTTATTGCTTGTATGGGTAATAGGCCGAAGGCGCGTACCTCTGCCGCCTGCCGTGATGAGCGCTTTCATCTATCGAGCCTCTATTATCTTGCTTTGAGAATACGAAGATCCTGTTGGACCATCATTAAAATGAGTTCTTCAAAAGGAACACGTGTGACCCACTTCAATTTTTTCCTCGCTTTCTCTGAATTGCCAATTAAAAAATCGACCTCTGCCGGTCTTAAAAATTTCGGATCTGCAGTAATATAATCCTTCGCTTTCAATCCTACGCTATCGAATGCAATTTCGACTAATTCCTCCACGGAATGTGCCTGGCCGGTAGCAATCACATAATCTTCCGGCTGATCCTGTTGAAGCATCAACCACATGGCTTCGACAAAATCTCCGGCAAACCCCCAGTCGCGCTTGGCATCCATATTGCCCATCCGAAGTTCTTTTGCAAGTCCCAGTTTGATTTTAGCCACTGTATTCGTTACCTTTCGGGTAACGAATTCCAGGCCCCGGCGAGGGGATTCGTGGTTGAAGAGAATACCTGAGCAGGCAAAAATGTTATAACTTTCGCGATAGTTAACCGTAATCCAATGGCCATAGACCTTTGCAACGCCATAAGGACTTCGTGGATAAAAAGGAGTTCTCTCCGTCTGGGGGGTCTCTTGAACTTTCCCAAACATTTCGGAAGAGGAGGCCTGGTAAAACCTCGCATCCGGTTTATGTTTCCGGATCGCCTCCAAAATACGGGTCACGCCTAAACCAGTGACGTCGGCGGTTAAAACCGGCTGGTTCCAGGATGTGGGAACAAACGACTGGGCAGCAAGATTATACACTTCTTCCGGCATAATCCCTTTAATCGCCTCATCCAGCGAAGATTGATCGGTTAGATCCCCCTGGATGAAATGAAGTCGGTCGCGGATATGCTCTACCCGCTCATAGTTCTCAGAGCTGGATCGTCGGACCATTCCGAAAACTTTATATCCCTTCTCCAACAAGAATTCGGCGAGATAAGAACCATCTTGCCCTGTAATCCCGGTAATCAGTGCTTTTTTCATCTTTCCTAATAATCTTTAACAGAATAAAATTAACGGATTTTCCGTAAGACCCCGCTCACATAGCGTTGCATCTCTTCCAACCGCTGAAGTGAGCTTGCCTCAAAGCGCAGCACCAACGCGGGCTGCGTGTTCGAAGCGCGGATCAATCCCCATCCATCATCAAACAAAATTCGTATCCCGTCGATATCGACCGTTTTATATTTCTTTGAGAAATAGTCCCGGCATTTTTCAACAATACTAAATTTCTGGTCATCGGCACAATCGACCCGAATTTCTGGCGTTACGAAGGTGCTCGGGAGGTCGGTGAAGAAAGACGACAAGGGGCGATTCTCCTTGACCAGAATTTCGACCAACCGGCAGCCGGCGTAAATCGCATCATCATAGCCGAAGTAGCGATCGGCGAAAAAGAGATGCCCGCTCATCTCTCCGGCGAGCAGCGCGCCGGTCTCCTTCATCTTGGACTTGATGAGGGAGTGACCGGTCTTCCACATGATGGCATTGCCGCCCAACCGGGTCACCTCATCATACAGAATTTGGGAGGCCTTCACCTCCGAGATAATCGACGCGCCGGGATGGTCCCTTAAAATCGTCGAGGCGAAAAGGAGGGTCAACTTGTCCCCCCAAATGATCTCCCCTTTCTCATCGACCGCGCCGAGCCGATCGGCATCGCCGTCGAAAGCCAAGCCGACATCGGCCCCCTCTTTCCGCACCACCGCAATCAGGTCGGCGACATTCTCCGGGACGGTCGGGTCGGGGTGATGGTTTGGAAACCGGCCATCCGGCTCGCAGTAGAGCGGGATCATTTCGCAGCCGAGTTCTTTGAAAATCTGGGGGGCAATCAGGGCAGCGGCGGCATTTCCGCAGTCGATAACGACCTTCTTCGATCGAAAAGAGCCAAAATGTTTGACGAAATACTGTAAATAGCGCGAGAGGAAATCACGTTCGAAGGTGAGCTCCCCCTCCCCTTGGTCAAAATCGCGCCGCTCCATCATCGTCCGGACCTGCTGGATTTCGGCGCCGAAGAGGGTTCCCTTTCCGCGGCAGAGCTTGAACCCATTAAATTCGGCCGGATTGTGGCTGGCGGTGATCATCGCCCCGCCGTCGATATCGAGCTCGAAAAGGGAGAAGTAGAGGACCGGTGTGGGGCAGGCGCCGATATCGACGACATGAAGACCGGTGGAGAGAAGGCCGGTCAAAAGGGCTTCTCGAAGCGACGGACTGCTGAGGCGAATGTCATAACCGAGCGAAATTTTCTTTCCGCCGGAGCGTCGGATCAGCGTCCCGAACGCCTTTCCGATCCCCTCGGCGACCGCTTCGGTTAACGCCGTGCCATAAATTCCTCGGATGTCGTATTCTCTGAAGATCGACATGTCAGCTCTTGCGGGCCTCCACCCTCCCGTAATCGTCCTGGAAACGGACGATGTCGTCTTCTCCTACATAGCCTCCGCACTGCACTTCGATAATCTGAAGCGGCTCCTCGGCCGGGTTCTCCAAGCGGTGCTTCACCCCCATCGGGACGAACGTACTCTGGTTTGCCTGAATGGTATAGACGCTCTCACCGCAGGTGACCCGCGCCGTTCCTGAAACGACCACCCAATGCTCGCTCCGCTTTGAATGCATCTGGAGAGAGAGACGCGCGCCGGGATTGACTTCAATCCGCTTAATTTTATGGTCCCGCCCCTCCTCCAATACGGTATAGCTTCCCCATGCTCGAACCACCGTCCGATGCACCCGGTGCTCGTCGCCGTTTCTCTTTTTGAGCGCTTCGACGACTTTCTTCACCTCTTGGGCTTTGTCCTTCGCACAGATGAGCGTCGCATCGTCGGTATCGGCGACGACGATATCTTTTAAGCCGACGACGGCGACCACCCTTTTGTTTCCATAGATAATGCTGTTCTGGCTGTCGATATTAACGACATTTCCGGTAAGAATGTTGCCGTCGACATCCCGCTCGATGACCTCGTCCAGCGCGCTCCAGGAGCCGACATCCTCCCACCCCATGTCGGCCGGAATCACCGCCAACCGGTCTGATTTTTCAAGCACGGCATAGTCGACCGAAATCGAGGGGAGGGCCGGATAAATCCGCTGGAGCGTCTCCGCCTCCTGCTCCGTTCCGATCTTTTGATCAAATTCTTTGAGCCCTTCCGCCAACTCCGGGAGAAACCGTTTGATCTCGGCCAGAATGGTCGACGCCTTCCAGAGAAAAATACCGGTGTTCCAGAAATAGTCGTCCCGTTTCAGATATTGCTCCGCCGTCTCTCGGCTCGGCTTTTCAACAAAACGTTCGACCGCGGCCGCGCTCATCTGTCCGGCGAAAGGCTTTCCCCGCTGAATATACCCGTAGCCGGTCTCCGGCCGGGTCGGCTTTGCTCCCAGTGTCACCAGATAGCCTTCATGGGCAAGCTTCTCTCCCAAGCGAAGGGCCTCCAGAAAAGCCTGAGGCTGGCGGATAAAATGATCGGCCGAAAGGACCACCATCACCCCATCTTCAAACTTCTTCCGAAGGTGGATCGCTGCAAGGGCGATGGCCGCGGCGGTGTTTCTTCCGATCGGCTCCGAGATAAACCGAGGCTCACCAAAGACAGGATCTAATTGAAACTTAATCTGCTCCGCCTGGGACGGGTT
The Candidatus Manganitrophaceae bacterium DNA segment above includes these coding regions:
- a CDS encoding glucose-1-phosphate thymidylyltransferase, which produces MKALITAGGRGTRLRPITHTSNKHLIPIANKPMIHYALEAVTAAGIREIGIVVNPETEEELRVALGYKGPSGAKISYITQEAPSGLAHVVKISQDFIKKDSFVFYLGDNVIIGGINHFVKAFSETKTNCHLVLSKVKDPQRFGVPELKNGRIIGIEEKPKRPKSPYAVTGIYIYDQNIFEAVNKIKPSKRGELEISDAHQYLIESGFGVSYSEITGWWKDTGQPEDLLEANRFVLDQMIESPNGLLIDGEVDSKSELRGKVIVEKGAKVIQSQIRGPAIIGKGTRIENSYIGPYTSIYHDCIIKHSELEYSIVLERCQITDVDVRIEKSLLGKEVELFRGTAKPRTQKFIIGDQSRIELS
- a CDS encoding ABC transporter permease — translated: MDLVKPLLNFLRRIIQNRYMIQSLVVRDIRARYVGSLLGIFWSVIHPLSQLSIYYFVFSVILKVKLGPEYGGTHFSIWLIVGLLPWMFFSEVVMRAPGAVLEQANLIKKTIFPSEILPFSHLAAAMVNHFIAVAILLILIGIFDIGLSFRAILIVPYLISIGIFAMGISWILSAFNVFFRDIGQVIGVFINIWFYFTPIIYPKNLIPDRFQELLKLNPMLHAVDGYRLALLGQKDPNPLGLVYLFTIGLCCFAIGGLVFKKLKPAFADVL
- a CDS encoding dTDP-4-dehydrorhamnose 3,5-epimerase family protein produces the protein MFKKGKINGVEIRPLKKYVDERGWLSELFREDDVEKSIMPVMSYISLTRPEVTRGPHEHVDQTDYFCFIGPSNFKVTLWDNRERSSTYQSKMQFVVGEDAPTVVIVPEGVVHSYQNVGGKDGIVINCPNRLFMGRGKKEAIDEIRHEDDPNSPFVIDLRPVH
- the rfbD gene encoding dTDP-4-dehydrorhamnose reductase yields the protein MKVLISGAGGMLARAFLNKIPTGWEVWAAGKNELDITNEQEVRNAVGKFSPKIILNCAAFTRVDECEEKRDFAFAVNCRGAGYLAEAAHQWGAYLVHFSTDYIFDGTGQTPYYEDSPANPLSVYGVSKWEGECLVRKYLQNYLLIRTQWLYGQGGNHFVKTILKLAEKQSVLKVVDDQIGSPTWTEDLSEATLRLIEKRATGEYHLVNEGHCSWYQFSTRIVEEAGLSTKVIPCSTKEFPRPARRPAYSVLSTNKAKSELGWELPNWETALKRFMRAV
- the rfbB gene encoding dTDP-glucose 4,6-dehydratase, translating into MKILVTGGAGFIGSNFVRYFLEQNLSVSIINLDKLTYAGNLESLGDLEANPRHRFVRGDITDPVLVNSLAQEVEAIIHFAAETHVDRSIVNADEFIRTNVYGTYILLEASRKYCHHRFVHVSTDEVYGSRLEGFFKEEDPLSPTSPYSASKASSDLLVSSYYKTYGLPTLITRCSNNFGPYQFPEKLIPLMITNALEDRPLPIYGDGFYVRDWLYVLDHCEAIDRVFHHGLPGETYNIGGQGDKKNIEVVHFILDVLKKPKSLIQYVKDRPGHDRRYAIDPGKLENELGWKPAHLFDKSLEETIHWYVTRTDWWKRVKSGEYLKMYEKIYGVSL
- a CDS encoding phosphomannomutase/phosphoglucomutase is translated as MSIFREYDIRGIYGTALTEAVAEGIGKAFGTLIRRSGGKKISLGYDIRLSSPSLREALLTGLLSTGLHVVDIGACPTPVLYFSLFELDIDGGAMITASHNPAEFNGFKLCRGKGTLFGAEIQQVRTMMERRDFDQGEGELTFERDFLSRYLQYFVKHFGSFRSKKVVIDCGNAAAALIAPQIFKELGCEMIPLYCEPDGRFPNHHPDPTVPENVADLIAVVRKEGADVGLAFDGDADRLGAVDEKGEIIWGDKLTLLFASTILRDHPGASIISEVKASQILYDEVTRLGGNAIMWKTGHSLIKSKMKETGALLAGEMSGHLFFADRYFGYDDAIYAGCRLVEILVKENRPLSSFFTDLPSTFVTPEIRVDCADDQKFSIVEKCRDYFSKKYKTVDIDGIRILFDDGWGLIRASNTQPALVLRFEASSLQRLEEMQRYVSGVLRKIR
- a CDS encoding mannose-1-phosphate guanylyltransferase/mannose-6-phosphate isomerase, with the translated sequence MVHRSLGEGMYGVVLAGGSGTRFWPLSREEYPKQLLKIFGNQTLIQATLSRISDLIPSDRIYIVTNPSQAEQIKFQLDPVFGEPRFISEPIGRNTAAAIALAAIHLRKKFEDGVMVVLSADHFIRQPQAFLEALRLGEKLAHEGYLVTLGAKPTRPETGYGYIQRGKPFAGQMSAAAVERFVEKPSRETAEQYLKRDDYFWNTGIFLWKASTILAEIKRFLPELAEGLKEFDQKIGTEQEAETLQRIYPALPSISVDYAVLEKSDRLAVIPADMGWEDVGSWSALDEVIERDVDGNILTGNVVNIDSQNSIIYGNKRVVAVVGLKDIVVADTDDATLICAKDKAQEVKKVVEALKKRNGDEHRVHRTVVRAWGSYTVLEEGRDHKIKRIEVNPGARLSLQMHSKRSEHWVVVSGTARVTCGESVYTIQANQSTFVPMGVKHRLENPAEEPLQIIEVQCGGYVGEDDIVRFQDDYGRVEARKS
- a CDS encoding ABC transporter ATP-binding protein produces the protein MNAIEVNHLTKIYRLYRSPKDRIKEMFHFNGKKYHREFYALNDISFNIEKGQTVGIIGQNGSGKSTLLQMICGVLQPTNGSVKVNGRVAALLELGAGFNPEFTGRENVYMNGALMGLNRQEMDQRFPAIEDFAEIGEFIDQPVKVYSSGMFVRLAFAAAINVDPDILIIDEALAVGDVVFQHRCMRKIKDLQKNNISILFVSHDTGAIKTLCSSAMLIDQGKLICHSDPGSVVNIYHARVANSYRSEQVSLDHTEEFPTQAVSSNLLFKEDSSFDERVKLFRHGSGEVKIKNVEILDEKLDPIDSINFYQRILLRVHILYSQDVNFSILGFIFRDKNGTDVIGTNTFEENKSLPARKTGETLVVDFIQNIPLTPGTYSVTVALAYDDSLPRYFDWVDTATIIQVLPPKYKKIQSKVWVPVDIVIHS
- the gmd gene encoding GDP-mannose 4,6-dehydratase gives rise to the protein MKKALITGITGQDGSYLAEFLLEKGYKVFGMVRRSSSENYERVEHIRDRLHFIQGDLTDQSSLDEAIKGIMPEEVYNLAAQSFVPTSWNQPVLTADVTGLGVTRILEAIRKHKPDARFYQASSSEMFGKVQETPQTERTPFYPRSPYGVAKVYGHWITVNYRESYNIFACSGILFNHESPRRGLEFVTRKVTNTVAKIKLGLAKELRMGNMDAKRDWGFAGDFVEAMWLMLQQDQPEDYVIATGQAHSVEELVEIAFDSVGLKAKDYITADPKFLRPAEVDFLIGNSEKARKKLKWVTRVPFEELILMMVQQDLRILKAR